A genomic region of Streptomyces sp. NBC_00247 contains the following coding sequences:
- the purF gene encoding amidophosphoribosyltransferase has translation MPRGDGRLNHDLLPGEKGPQDACGVFGVWAPGEEVAKLTYFGLYALQHRGQESAGIAVSNGSQILVFKDMGLVSQVFDETSLGSLQGHIAVGHARYSTTGASVWENAQPTFRATAHGSIALGHNGNLVNTARLAEMVADLPRKNGRSTQVAATNDTDLVTALLAEQVDDEGKPLTIEEAATKVLPQVRGAFSLVFMDEHTLYAARDPQGIRPLVLGRLERGWVVASESAALDICGASYVREIEPGELVAIDQNGLRTSRFAEAKPKGCVFEYVYLARPDTDIAGRNVYLSRVEMGRRLAAEAPVEADLVIATPESGTPAAIGYAEASGIPFGAGLVKNAYVGRTFIQPSQTIRQLGIRLKLNPLKEVIKGKRLVVVDDSIVRGNTQRALVRMLREAGAAEIHIRISSPPVKWPCFFGIDFATRAELIANGMSVDEIATSMGADSLSYISLDGMIEATTIQKPNLCRACFDGEYPMELPDPELLGKQLLETELAAGPAATAAADALRRP, from the coding sequence GTGCCTCGTGGTGATGGACGACTCAACCACGACCTGCTCCCCGGCGAGAAGGGCCCCCAGGACGCTTGCGGCGTCTTCGGTGTCTGGGCTCCCGGCGAAGAGGTCGCCAAGCTCACCTATTTCGGACTGTATGCCCTGCAGCACCGTGGACAAGAGTCCGCGGGCATCGCAGTGAGCAACGGGTCCCAGATCCTGGTCTTCAAGGACATGGGACTGGTCTCGCAGGTCTTCGACGAAACGTCTCTGGGGTCGCTCCAGGGCCATATCGCGGTCGGTCATGCCCGCTACTCCACCACCGGTGCCTCGGTGTGGGAGAACGCGCAGCCGACGTTCCGTGCCACCGCGCACGGCTCGATCGCCCTCGGCCACAACGGCAACCTGGTCAACACGGCCCGTCTCGCGGAGATGGTCGCCGACCTGCCGCGCAAGAACGGCCGCTCCACCCAGGTCGCCGCGACGAACGACACCGACCTCGTGACCGCGCTGCTCGCCGAGCAGGTCGACGACGAGGGCAAGCCGCTCACCATCGAGGAAGCAGCCACCAAGGTGCTTCCGCAGGTCCGCGGCGCCTTCTCGCTGGTCTTCATGGACGAACACACCCTCTACGCGGCCAGGGACCCGCAGGGCATCCGCCCGCTCGTCCTCGGACGCCTGGAGCGCGGCTGGGTCGTCGCGTCGGAGTCCGCCGCCCTCGACATCTGCGGGGCCAGCTACGTCCGCGAGATCGAGCCGGGCGAGCTGGTCGCCATCGACCAGAACGGTCTGCGCACCTCCCGCTTCGCGGAAGCGAAGCCCAAGGGCTGCGTCTTCGAGTACGTCTACCTGGCCCGCCCCGACACCGACATCGCCGGGCGGAACGTCTACCTCTCCCGCGTCGAGATGGGCCGGCGCCTCGCAGCCGAAGCCCCCGTCGAGGCGGACCTGGTCATAGCGACACCGGAGTCCGGCACTCCTGCCGCGATCGGTTACGCCGAGGCCAGCGGAATCCCGTTCGGTGCCGGGCTGGTCAAGAACGCGTACGTCGGCCGGACCTTCATCCAGCCCTCGCAGACCATCCGTCAGCTGGGCATCCGTCTGAAGCTGAACCCGCTCAAGGAAGTCATCAAGGGCAAGCGCCTGGTGGTCGTGGACGACTCGATCGTCCGCGGCAACACCCAGCGCGCGCTGGTCCGGATGCTCCGCGAGGCCGGTGCCGCCGAGATCCACATCCGGATCTCGTCCCCGCCGGTCAAGTGGCCCTGCTTCTTCGGCATCGACTTCGCGACCCGCGCCGAGCTCATCGCCAACGGCATGTCGGTCGACGAGATCGCCACGTCCATGGGCGCCGACTCGCTGTCGTACATCTCCCTCGACGGGATGATCGAGGCGACGACGATCCAGAAGCCCAACCTCTGCCGCGCCTGCTTCGACGGTGAATACCCGATGGAGCTCCCGGACCCGGAGCTGCTCGGCAAGCAGCTGCTGGAGACCGAGCTGGCCGCCGGCCCCGCCGCCACCGCGGCGGCCGACGCGCTGCGTCGTCCGTGA
- the purM gene encoding phosphoribosylformylglycinamidine cyclo-ligase, which produces MSETTGASYAAAGVDIEAGDRAVELMKQWVKKTKRPETEGLGGLGGFAGLFDASALKRYERPLLASATDGVGTKVDLARQMGVYDTIGHDLVGMVVDDLVVCGAEPLFMTDYICVGKVHPERVAAIVKGIAEGCVLAGCSLVGGETAEHPGLLGPDDFDVAGAGTGVVEADRLLGPDRIREGDAVIAMASSGLHSNGYSLVRHVVFDRAGWTLDRQVEEFGRTLGEELLEPTRIYSLDCLALTRTTEVHGFSHVTGGGLANNLARVIPDGLHATVDRSTWTPGAVFDLVGKAGKVERLELEKTLNMGVGMIAIVPADSVDVALTTLADRGVDSWVAGEITARGDHATGAELTGDYAR; this is translated from the coding sequence ATGTCTGAGACAACAGGTGCTTCCTACGCTGCGGCCGGCGTCGACATCGAGGCGGGCGACCGCGCGGTCGAGCTGATGAAGCAGTGGGTGAAGAAGACGAAGCGCCCCGAGACCGAGGGTCTCGGCGGGCTCGGCGGATTCGCCGGACTCTTCGACGCCTCCGCGCTCAAGCGCTACGAGCGCCCGCTGCTGGCCTCCGCCACCGACGGCGTCGGCACGAAGGTCGACCTGGCGCGGCAGATGGGCGTCTACGACACCATCGGCCACGACCTGGTGGGCATGGTCGTCGACGACCTCGTCGTCTGCGGCGCCGAACCGCTCTTCATGACCGACTACATCTGCGTCGGCAAGGTGCATCCCGAGCGTGTCGCGGCGATCGTGAAGGGCATCGCCGAGGGCTGTGTCCTCGCCGGCTGCTCCCTGGTCGGCGGCGAGACGGCCGAGCACCCCGGGCTCCTCGGTCCGGACGACTTCGACGTCGCCGGCGCGGGGACGGGCGTGGTCGAGGCCGACCGTCTGCTCGGTCCCGATCGCATCCGCGAGGGTGACGCGGTGATCGCCATGGCGTCGTCCGGTCTTCACTCCAACGGGTACTCGCTCGTGCGTCACGTGGTCTTCGACCGGGCGGGCTGGACCCTGGACCGCCAGGTGGAGGAGTTCGGCCGGACCCTCGGCGAGGAGCTCCTGGAGCCCACGCGGATCTACTCGCTGGACTGCCTCGCCCTCACCCGTACGACCGAGGTGCACGGATTCAGCCACGTCACCGGCGGCGGTCTTGCGAACAACCTGGCCCGGGTGATCCCGGACGGGCTGCACGCCACGGTGGACCGCTCCACCTGGACCCCGGGCGCGGTGTTCGACCTGGTCGGCAAGGCCGGAAAGGTCGAGCGGCTGGAGCTGGAGAAGACGCTGAACATGGGCGTCGGCATGATCGCGATCGTCCCGGCGGACTCCGTGGACGTGGCGTTGACGACGCTGGCCGACCGCGGGGTCGACTCCTGGGTCGCCGGTGAGATCACCGCCCGCGGCGACCACGCCACGGGCGCCGAGCTGACCGGCGACTACGCCCGCTGA
- the bldC gene encoding developmental transcriptional regulator BldC has translation MTARTPDAEPLLTPAEVATMFRVDPKTVTRWAKAGKLTSIRTLGGHRRYREAEVRALLAGIPQQRSEA, from the coding sequence ATGACCGCTCGCACCCCTGATGCCGAGCCGCTGCTGACCCCGGCTGAGGTTGCCACGATGTTCCGCGTGGACCCGAAGACGGTCACCCGTTGGGCCAAGGCTGGCAAGCTCACGTCCATCCGCACGCTCGGTGGACATCGCCGATACCGCGAGGCAGAGGTCCGCGCACTGCTTGCGGGTATTCCGCAGCAGCGCAGCGAGGCCTGA
- a CDS encoding Leu/Phe/Val dehydrogenase: MTDVTGAPDAPAAPADVLRTLFHSDQGGHEQVVICQDRASGLKAVIALHSTALGPALGGTRFHPYATEADAVADALNLARGMSYKNAMAGLDHGGGKAVVIGDPDLVKTEELLLAYGRFVASLGGRYVTACDVGTYVEDMDTVARECRWTTGRSPENGGAGDSSVLTAFGVFQGMRASAQHLWGDPTLRGRKVGVAGVGKVGRHLVRHLLEDGADVVVTDVREESVRRITDAHPEVTVVADTDALIRTEGLDIYAPCALGGALDDTTVPVLTAKVVCGAANNQLAHPGVEKDLADRAILYAPDYVVNAGGVIQVAEELHGFDFERARAKTAKIFDTTLELFARAKADGIPPAAAADRIAELRMAGAGRLPRS, translated from the coding sequence GTGACCGATGTGACCGGCGCACCTGACGCACCCGCCGCCCCCGCGGACGTGCTGCGCACTCTGTTCCACTCGGACCAGGGAGGCCATGAGCAGGTCGTCATCTGCCAGGACCGGGCCAGCGGCCTCAAGGCCGTCATCGCCCTCCACTCCACCGCCCTGGGCCCCGCCCTCGGCGGCACCCGTTTCCACCCGTACGCCACCGAGGCGGACGCCGTCGCCGACGCGCTGAACCTCGCGCGCGGGATGTCGTACAAGAACGCCATGGCCGGGCTCGACCACGGCGGCGGCAAGGCCGTCGTCATCGGCGACCCGGACCTCGTGAAGACCGAGGAACTCCTGCTCGCCTACGGCCGGTTCGTGGCCTCCCTCGGCGGACGCTACGTCACGGCCTGTGACGTCGGCACGTACGTCGAGGACATGGACACCGTCGCCCGCGAGTGCCGCTGGACCACCGGGCGCTCCCCCGAGAACGGCGGCGCGGGGGACTCGTCCGTACTCACGGCGTTCGGCGTCTTCCAGGGGATGCGGGCCTCGGCCCAGCACCTGTGGGGCGATCCGACCCTGCGCGGCCGGAAGGTCGGCGTCGCCGGCGTCGGCAAGGTCGGCCGGCATCTGGTGCGGCACCTGCTGGAGGACGGGGCCGACGTCGTGGTCACCGACGTGCGCGAGGAGTCGGTGCGCCGGATCACCGACGCCCACCCCGAGGTCACCGTGGTGGCGGACACCGACGCCCTGATCCGCACCGAGGGGCTCGACATCTACGCCCCGTGCGCGCTCGGCGGCGCGCTCGACGACACCACCGTGCCGGTGCTCACCGCGAAGGTGGTCTGCGGCGCCGCCAACAACCAGCTCGCGCACCCGGGGGTGGAGAAGGACCTCGCGGACCGCGCGATCCTCTACGCGCCGGACTACGTGGTGAACGCCGGTGGCGTGATCCAGGTCGCCGAGGAACTGCACGGTTTCGACTTCGAGCGGGCCAGGGCGAAGACGGCGAAGATCTTCGACACCACGCTGGAGCTGTTCGCACGTGCGAAGGCGGACGGCATTCCGCCGGCCGCCGCCGCGGACCGGATCGCCGAGCTGAGGATGGCCGGGGCCGGCCGTCTCCCGCGCTCCTGA
- the purL gene encoding phosphoribosylformylglycinamidine synthase subunit PurL, with product MSLDTVKHAAETPDAGQPWKELGLKEDEYARIREILGRRPTGAELAMYSVMWSEHCSYKSSKVHLKQFGEKVPANDAMLVGIGENAGVVDVGQGYAVTFKVESHNHPSYIEPYQGAATGVGGIVRDILAMGARPIAVVDPLRFGAADHPDTKRVLPGVVAGIGGYGNCLGLPNIGGEVVFDACYQGNPLVNAGCIGVMKHEDIHLAQASGPGNKVILYGARTGGDGIGGVSVLASETFESTGPAKRPAVQVGDPFQEKLLIECTLEIFKEKLVAGIQDLGGAGLSCATSELASAGSGGMRVELDTVPLRDSSLSPEEILMSESQERMCAIVEPQHVDRFLEICEKWDVIATVIGEVTEGSQLEIFWHGEQIVDVPPRSVAHEGPTYHRPFARPEWQDALQADDAGKLARPANGDELRAQVLQLVSSPNQASKSWITDQYDRFVQGNTVLAMPEDAGMVRIDEETNLGVAMATDGNGRYAKLDPYTGAQLALAESYRNVAASGAKPLAISDCLNFGSPEDPDVMWQFAEATRGLADGCLELGTPVTGGNVSLYNQTGDTAIHPTPVVAVLGVIDDVNRRTPVAFAQEGQLLYLLGDTHEEFGGSAWSEVVHQHLGGMPPKVDLGREKLLGEILISASRDGMIDAAHDLSDGGLVQAVTESCLRGGQGARLVVPDGLDAFTFLFSESAGRAVVSVPRSEELRFNDMCGARGLPVTRIGVVDGDEIEVQGEFSIPLSELRTAHEGTIPALLA from the coding sequence ATGAGCCTGGATACGGTCAAGCACGCGGCCGAGACCCCGGACGCCGGGCAGCCCTGGAAGGAACTCGGCCTCAAGGAGGACGAGTACGCCCGCATCCGCGAGATCCTGGGCCGCCGTCCCACCGGTGCCGAGCTCGCCATGTACTCCGTGATGTGGTCCGAGCACTGCTCCTACAAGAGCAGCAAGGTCCACCTCAAGCAGTTCGGCGAGAAGGTCCCGGCCAACGACGCGATGCTCGTCGGCATCGGCGAGAACGCCGGTGTGGTCGACGTCGGCCAGGGCTACGCGGTCACCTTCAAGGTCGAGTCGCACAACCACCCCTCGTACATCGAGCCCTACCAGGGTGCGGCGACCGGCGTCGGCGGCATCGTCCGCGACATCCTCGCCATGGGGGCCCGCCCGATCGCGGTCGTCGACCCGCTGCGCTTCGGCGCGGCCGACCACCCCGACACCAAGCGCGTCCTGCCGGGCGTCGTCGCGGGCATCGGCGGCTACGGCAACTGCCTCGGCCTGCCGAACATCGGCGGCGAGGTCGTCTTCGACGCCTGCTACCAGGGCAACCCGCTCGTCAACGCCGGCTGCATCGGCGTGATGAAGCACGAGGACATCCACCTCGCGCAGGCTTCCGGACCCGGCAACAAGGTCATCCTCTACGGTGCCCGCACCGGCGGCGACGGCATCGGCGGCGTCTCGGTCCTCGCGTCCGAGACCTTCGAGTCGACCGGTCCCGCGAAGCGCCCGGCCGTCCAGGTCGGCGACCCGTTCCAGGAGAAGCTCCTCATCGAGTGCACCCTGGAGATCTTCAAGGAGAAGCTCGTCGCGGGCATCCAGGACCTCGGCGGCGCCGGGCTCTCCTGCGCCACGTCCGAGCTGGCCTCCGCCGGTTCCGGCGGCATGCGCGTCGAGCTGGACACCGTGCCGCTGCGCGACTCCTCCCTCTCGCCCGAGGAAATCCTCATGAGCGAGTCGCAGGAGCGCATGTGCGCGATCGTCGAGCCGCAGCACGTGGACCGCTTCCTGGAGATCTGCGAGAAGTGGGACGTCATCGCCACCGTCATCGGTGAGGTGACCGAGGGCTCCCAGCTGGAGATCTTCTGGCACGGCGAGCAGATCGTGGACGTTCCGCCGCGGTCCGTCGCCCACGAGGGCCCGACCTACCACCGCCCGTTCGCCCGGCCCGAGTGGCAGGACGCCCTCCAGGCCGACGACGCCGGCAAGCTGGCCCGCCCGGCGAACGGCGACGAGCTGCGCGCGCAGGTGCTCCAGCTCGTCTCCTCGCCGAACCAGGCGTCGAAGTCGTGGATCACGGACCAGTACGACCGGTTCGTGCAGGGCAACACCGTGCTCGCGATGCCCGAGGACGCCGGCATGGTCCGCATCGACGAGGAGACCAACCTCGGCGTGGCCATGGCGACCGACGGCAACGGCCGTTACGCGAAGCTCGACCCCTACACCGGTGCGCAGCTCGCGCTGGCGGAGTCGTACCGCAACGTCGCCGCTTCCGGTGCCAAGCCGCTCGCGATCTCGGACTGCCTGAACTTCGGTTCGCCCGAGGACCCGGACGTCATGTGGCAGTTCGCCGAGGCCACCCGCGGTCTCGCGGACGGCTGCCTGGAGCTGGGCACCCCGGTCACCGGCGGCAACGTCTCGCTGTACAACCAGACCGGTGACACCGCGATCCACCCGACGCCGGTCGTGGCCGTGCTCGGTGTGATCGACGACGTCAACCGGCGTACGCCGGTCGCGTTCGCGCAGGAGGGGCAGCTGCTCTACCTGCTCGGCGACACGCACGAGGAGTTCGGCGGCTCGGCCTGGTCCGAGGTCGTCCACCAGCACCTCGGCGGGATGCCGCCCAAGGTCGACCTGGGCCGCGAGAAGCTGCTCGGCGAGATCCTGATCTCGGCCTCGCGGGACGGCATGATCGACGCCGCGCACGACCTGTCCGACGGCGGTCTCGTCCAGGCGGTCACCGAGTCCTGCCTGCGCGGCGGGCAGGGTGCCCGGCTGGTCGTCCCGGACGGTCTGGACGCGTTCACCTTCCTCTTCTCCGAGTCGGCGGGGCGCGCGGTCGTCTCGGTGCCGCGCAGCGAGGAGCTCCGCTTCAACGACATGTGCGGGGCGCGGGGTCTGCCCGTCACCCGGATCGGTGTCGTGGACGGTGACGAGATCGAGGTCCAGGGCGAGTTCAGCATCCCGCTGAGCGAGCTGCGGACCGCCCACGAGGGAACGATTCCGGCGCTCCTCGCCTGA
- a CDS encoding DUF3073 domain-containing protein yields MGRGRAKAKQTKVARQLKYSSGGTDLNRLANELGASPSSQPPNAEPFEDDDEDDDPYAQYADLYNDDEDEDEESGPSSQRRGA; encoded by the coding sequence ATGGGGCGCGGCCGGGCAAAGGCCAAGCAGACAAAGGTCGCCCGCCAGCTGAAGTACAGCAGCGGCGGAACCGACCTGAACCGTCTGGCCAATGAGCTGGGCGCATCACCTTCGAGTCAGCCACCGAACGCCGAGCCGTTCGAGGACGACGACGAGGACGATGACCCGTACGCACAGTACGCGGATCTTTACAACGACGACGAGGACGAGGACGAAGAGTCCGGTCCCTCGTCCCAGCGCCGCGGCGCTTGA
- a CDS encoding putative leader peptide yields the protein MQPLGDLSVTLVERRHVDLGRLASAICRCS from the coding sequence ATGCAGCCCCTCGGTGATCTCTCGGTCACGCTCGTGGAGCGCCGTCACGTCGATCTGGGACGCCTGGCGAGCGCCATCTGTCGCTGCTCCTGA
- a CDS encoding maleylpyruvate isomerase family mycothiol-dependent enzyme, with product MPPTRKRARRYDPDRTRTAVLAQFAQVGRAVAGLTPDQLARPTRLGDWTVRELAVHLATGLSVVCRNLELPEPRGGKPELTPVEWPFTTAGRAGAIDEDTRALAAAHPDPAALYEEVTARFEAVVVPAPADRLLPTRAGSMLLGDYLVTRTVELIAHTDDLNAATGLDIPYDRQALAAATRLLADALAERAPGGSVEVRVPPFAVVQCIGGPQHTRGTPPNVVETDPLTWIRLATGRAGWSEEREAARVSASGERADLTGLLPLMR from the coding sequence ATGCCGCCGACCCGCAAGCGCGCCCGCCGCTACGACCCCGACCGCACCCGTACCGCCGTACTGGCGCAGTTCGCGCAGGTCGGGCGGGCGGTCGCGGGGCTGACCCCCGACCAGCTCGCACGGCCCACGCGGCTCGGCGACTGGACCGTGCGCGAGCTGGCCGTCCACCTGGCGACGGGCCTCTCGGTCGTCTGCCGGAACCTGGAGCTGCCGGAGCCGCGCGGCGGGAAGCCGGAACTGACCCCGGTGGAGTGGCCCTTCACGACGGCGGGGCGGGCGGGCGCCATCGACGAGGACACCCGTGCGCTCGCCGCCGCCCATCCCGATCCGGCCGCCCTGTACGAGGAGGTGACGGCCCGCTTCGAGGCGGTGGTGGTACCGGCCCCGGCCGACCGTCTGCTGCCGACCCGGGCCGGCTCGATGCTGCTGGGCGACTACCTGGTCACCCGGACCGTCGAACTGATCGCGCACACGGACGACCTCAACGCGGCGACCGGCCTGGACATCCCGTACGACCGGCAGGCCCTGGCCGCCGCCACCCGGCTGCTCGCGGACGCCCTCGCCGAACGGGCACCCGGCGGTTCGGTGGAGGTACGCGTTCCGCCGTTCGCGGTGGTCCAGTGCATCGGCGGCCCCCAGCACACGCGCGGCACGCCCCCCAACGTCGTGGAGACCGACCCGCTCACCTGGATCCGGCTGGCGACCGGGCGGGCCGGCTGGTCCGAGGAGCGGGAGGCGGCGCGGGTCTCGGCGAGCGGGGAGCGGGCCGACCTCACGGGGCTGCTGCCGCTCATGAGGTGA
- a CDS encoding sulfatase family protein: protein MSSAQNPHPRPAEPSGSFSRRAFTTAAGATAATAAVGLSAGPASAAPAAAPQKPEAREKPFRAARGKHSRRPNILFILGDDLGWADLSSYGAPHIKTPHLDRLGRQGVRFTDAYSGSATCSPTRFSLYTGRYPGRTEGGLAEPIADRSVGLEPTHPTLASLLRGTGYATALIGKWHCGYLPDYSPTKSGWDEFFGNFGGALEYYSKLGLGGEYDLYEGDAEYKDLRYYTRILTERASEYVQRDHDKPWLLNLNFTTPHWPWIADGDTEESAEVVRKIKSGDIAALFHNDGGSVEKYKEMVEDLDRSVGKVLDALRKSGQEEDTLVFFASDNGGERFSYQWPLSGNKSSLQEGGIRVPAVLRWPARIDAGQVSDLPVFSPDWTATLLEIAGARPAPAYPLDGTSLGGYLLRGEEVPERELFWRVRGERAVRRGDWKYYRGKTGGDQLFNLREDQREQANRAAEEPELLAELRAFWERTDAELLPYPA, encoded by the coding sequence ATGTCTTCCGCCCAGAATCCGCATCCCCGCCCCGCCGAGCCGTCCGGCTCGTTCTCGCGCCGGGCCTTCACCACCGCCGCCGGCGCGACCGCCGCCACCGCGGCCGTGGGCCTGTCGGCCGGACCCGCGTCCGCCGCCCCGGCCGCCGCTCCGCAGAAGCCCGAGGCGCGGGAGAAGCCCTTCCGGGCGGCGCGCGGCAAGCACTCCCGCCGCCCCAACATCCTCTTCATCCTGGGTGACGACCTGGGCTGGGCCGACCTCTCCTCGTACGGCGCCCCGCACATCAAGACGCCCCACCTGGACCGCCTCGGCCGCCAGGGCGTGCGGTTCACCGACGCGTACTCCGGCTCCGCCACCTGCTCGCCCACCCGCTTCAGCCTCTACACCGGCCGTTACCCGGGGCGCACCGAGGGCGGGCTCGCCGAGCCGATCGCGGACCGGTCGGTGGGCCTGGAGCCGACGCACCCGACGCTCGCCTCGCTGCTGCGCGGCACCGGGTACGCCACCGCCCTCATCGGCAAGTGGCACTGCGGTTACCTGCCGGACTACAGCCCCACCAAGTCGGGCTGGGACGAGTTCTTCGGCAACTTCGGCGGCGCGCTGGAGTACTACTCCAAGCTCGGCCTCGGCGGCGAGTACGACCTCTACGAGGGCGACGCCGAGTACAAGGACCTCCGCTACTACACGCGCATCCTCACCGAGCGGGCGAGCGAGTACGTCCAGCGCGACCACGACAAGCCGTGGCTGCTGAACCTCAACTTCACGACCCCGCACTGGCCGTGGATCGCGGACGGCGACACCGAGGAGAGCGCCGAGGTCGTCCGGAAGATCAAGTCGGGCGACATCGCCGCCCTCTTCCACAACGACGGCGGATCGGTGGAGAAGTACAAGGAGATGGTCGAGGACCTCGACCGTTCGGTCGGCAAGGTGCTCGACGCGCTGAGGAAGTCCGGGCAGGAGGAGGACACCCTCGTCTTCTTCGCCAGTGACAACGGCGGCGAGCGCTTCTCCTACCAGTGGCCCCTCTCCGGCAACAAGAGCTCGCTCCAGGAGGGCGGCATCCGGGTTCCGGCCGTACTGCGCTGGCCTGCCCGCATCGACGCGGGCCAGGTCAGTGACCTGCCGGTCTTCTCGCCGGACTGGACGGCGACGCTGCTGGAGATCGCGGGCGCCCGCCCGGCCCCGGCGTACCCGCTGGACGGCACCAGCCTCGGCGGCTATCTGCTGCGGGGCGAGGAGGTGCCGGAGCGCGAGCTGTTCTGGCGGGTGCGCGGCGAGCGCGCGGTGCGCCGGGGCGACTGGAAGTACTACCGGGGCAAGACCGGCGGCGACCAGCTCTTCAACCTGCGCGAGGACCAGCGGGAGCAGGCGAACCGGGCTGCCGAGGAGCCGGAGTTGCTGGCGGAGCTGCGGGCGTTCTGGGAGCGGACCGACGCGGAGCTGCTGCCGTACCCGGCGTGA